In one Brassica oleracea var. oleracea cultivar TO1000 chromosome C9, BOL, whole genome shotgun sequence genomic region, the following are encoded:
- the LOC106317264 gene encoding trypsin inhibitor 1A-like: MNPMFYFLTLTAVLAATANAGGPVLDSKGHFIFSGSYYVIRRIFGAAGGGLTLVPRGDNKCPLYVGHETLEVKMGIPVKFSNWMSRVGFVPESENLNIMMDAKATTCAQSNYWWVAPSNKDRKTWFIAAGPKPKTKEDSSLTSFQIKKTGDSLKGYKIVYCPKGKDCINVGIVKDKNGVRRLVLSSKPFPVVFVKAT, translated from the exons ATGAATCCTATGTTTTACTTCCTTACCTTAACTGCTGTTCTCGCCGCGACTGCAAACGCTGGCGGACCAGTTCTCGATTCCAAAGGTCATTTCATCTTCAGCGGTAGTTACTACGTTATCCGTCGCATCTTCGGCGCTGCAGGTGGCGGCCTGACTCTAGTCCCCCGTGGTGACA ACAAATGTCCTCTCTATGTCGGTCATGAAACTTTAGAGGTTAAGATGGGCATTCCCGTAAAATTCTCAAACTGGATGTCAAGAGTTGGGTTCGTTCCAGAATCAGAGAACCTCAACATCATGATGGATGCTAAAGCTACGACCTGTGCCCAGTCAAACTACTGGTGGGTCGCTCCTTCCAACAAGGACCGTAAGACGTGGTTCATAGCGGCTGGTCCTAAGCCAAAAACTAAAGAAGATTCGTCCTTGACTTCCTTCCAGATCAAGAAAACTGGAGATTCGCTTAAAGGCTACAAGATTGTGTATTGTCCTAAGGGTAAAGATTGCATCAATGTCGGGATCGTTAAGGACAAAAATGGCGTTAGGCGTTTGGTTTTAAGCTCCAAACCATTCCCTGTTGTGTTCGTGAAAGCTACTTGA